Genomic DNA from Coregonus clupeaformis isolate EN_2021a unplaced genomic scaffold, ASM2061545v1 scaf1679, whole genome shotgun sequence:
GTATGTACAGGATCCACATGGTATAAACTGTCCTACGACATGCTTacttgcactgtgtgtgtattagtactttttgtgcactggcagtgtgtgtgttgttgttgtatttgtagGCTACTATTTCTACACAGTGAGATTGTGTGTTGTCTTCCCCTCCcttctggtaggtaggtaggtaggtaggtaggtaggttggcTGTCTCTACTAATATATTGTTCACCTGCTTGACTCCGCAGCGTGACTCGGctcggtctttgtgtctgtgggtcTTGGTGTCTGGCTGGCGCTATGGAGGCTGGCGCCCCATGGGCTATGGCGAGTTGATATAGGCCTCGATAGagggagtctctctctcactcactcactcactcactcacactctctcactcactcactctctcactcactctctctctctctctctctctctctctcactctctctctctctctcactcactcactcactcactcacactctctctctctctcactctctctcactcctctcactcactcactcactcactcactcactcactcactcactcactctctctctctctctctctctctctctctctctctctcactcactcactcactcacactctctctcactcactcactcactcactcactcactcactctctctctctctctctctccccaagtgggacaagggctgcatatgtggttggactgggagaagagtcccagcaggtgcatgcgggtcagaaggctgattgcggcctcttttcttttccctgttgtatagtgtctctctctcagtctcagagtctctcactcactcactcacacacactctctctctctctctctctctctctctctctctcactcactcacactctctcactcactcactcactcactcacactctctctctcactcactcactcactcacactctctctctctctctctctctctctctctctcactcactcactcactcactcactcactctctctctctctctctctctctctctctctcactcactcactcactcactcactcactcactcactcactcactcactcactcacactctctctctcactcacactctctctctctctctttctctctctctctcatctctctctctctctctctctcactcactcactcactcacactctctctctctctcttttctctctctctctctctcactcactcactcactctctctctcactcactcactcactcacactctctctctctctctcactctctctctctctctctctctctctctctcactcactcactcacactctctctctcactcactcactcactcacactctctctctctctctctctctctctctcactctctctctctctctctcactcactcactcactccactctctctctctctctttctctctctctctcccccaagtgGGACGAGGgccgcatatgtggttggactgggagaagagtcccagcaggtgcatgcgggtcagaaggctgattgcggcctcttttcttttccctgttgtatagtctctctctctcagtctcagagtctctctctctctctcactcactcactcactcactcactcactcacactctctctctctctctctctctctctctctcactcactcactcactcaccactcactcactcactcactcactcacactctctctcactcactcactctctctctctctttctctctctctctcactcctctctctctctctctctcactcactcactcactcacactctctctctctcttctctctctctctctctctctctcactcactcactctctctctcactcactcactcactcacactctctctctctctctcactctctctctctctctctctctctctcactcactcactcacactctctctctcactcactcactcactcacactctctctctctctctttctctctctctctcactctctctctctctctctcactcactcactcactcacactctctctctctctctttctctctctctctccccccaagtGGGACGAGGgccgcatatgtggttggactgggagaagagtcccagcaggtgcatgcgggtcagaaggctgattgcggcctcttttcttttccctgttgtatagtctctctctctcagtctcagagtctctctctctcttactcactcactcactcactcactcactcactcactcacactctctctctctctctcactcactcactcatctcagtctctctctctctctctctctctctctctctctctctctctctctctctctctctctcttccccaagtgggacaagggctgcatatgtggttggactgggagaagagtcccagcaggtgcatgcgggtcagaaggctgattgcggcctcttttcttttccctgttgtatagtctctctctctcagtctcagagtctctctctctctctcactcactcactcactcactcactcactcactcacactctctctctctctctcactcactcactcactcagtctctctctctctctctctctctctctctctctctctctctctctctctctctctctctctctctctctccccaagtgggacaagggctgcatatgtggttggaccgggagaagagtcccagcaggtgcatgcgggtcagaaggctgattgcggcctcttttcttgtccctgttgtatagtctctctttctcagtctcagagtctctcactcactcactcactcactcactcactcacactctctctctctctctcactcactcacactctctctctctctctctctctctctctctcactcactcactcactcactcagtctctctctcactcactcagtctctctctctctctctctctctcactcactcactcagtctctctctcactcactcagtctctctctctctctcactcactcactcacacacactctcttctctctctctctctctctctctctctctctctctctctcactcactcacactctctcactcactcactcactcacactctctctctctctctcactctctctctctctctcactcactcactcactcactcactcacactctctctctctcactcactcactcactcactcacactctctcactctctctctctctctcactcactcactcactctctctctcactcactcactcacactctctctctctctctttctctctctctctctctctctctctctctctctctctcactcactcactcactcactcactcacactctctctctcactcactcactcactacactctctctctcttctctctctctctctctcactcactcactcagtctctctctctctctctctctcactcactcactcactcacactctctctctctctctctcactcactcactcagtctctctctctcactcactcactcactcactcactcagtctctctcactctctcactcactcactcactcacacactcactcacacactctctctctctctctcactcactcacactttctctctctctctctcactcactcactcacacactctctctctctctcactcactcactcactcactcacacactcactcacacacctctctctctctctctctctctcactcactcactcactcagtctctctctctctctctcactcactcactcactcacactttatctctctctctctctcactcactcactcacacactcactcacacactctctctctcactcactccgtctctctctctctctctctcactcactcactcacactttctctctctctctcactctctctcactcactcacactctctctctctctctctctctctcactcactcactcagtctctctctctctctctctcactcactcactcactcactcactctctcactcactcactcactcactcagtctctctctctctctctctctcactcactcactcactcactcagtgtctctctctctctcactcactcactcactcacacactcagtgtctctctctctctcactcactcacactctcactcactcagtctctctctctctctctctcactcactcacacacactctcccactctctctctctctctctctctctctcactcactcactcactcacacacactctcccactctctctctctctctctctctctctccccaagtggaacaagggctgcatatgtggttggactgggagaagagtcccagcaggtgcatgcgggtcagaaggctgattgcggcctcttttcttttccctgttgtatagtctctctctctcagtctcacacTCACTAACTCCTTCACTGTGTTATACTGTGACTTGGCCTACAGACACATTCATATCCCCACTTTGTCACGTGGAAGCCACTGCCTTTTATCCTGTTGCCTCGTGAGTGGTGTAGGAAGGAAAATACACTACGTGACTCAAATGTACTACACTTCACATGGACATtttgagtcatgtagcagacgctcttatccagagccacttacaggtaagtgagtgcatacattttcatactggccccccgtgggaaacgaacccgcaaccctggcgttgcaagcgctgtgctctaccaactgagctacaggggactatatggaTGATGTGACCTTGACCGGAAATGACCTGTAGGCCAAAGGGCtacgttcatatatatatatatatataatatacattcaTATTATTCAACACCTTTTTATTCTTGCCATCATCATTCTCGTTCACATCATTAGGGTATAGTCCAATGATGGAGCATCCATTCACTCCATCCGTGTCCTACCGATTCAGGAAGTCAACTCAAAATGACTATCTGCTCATTAGACGATAAAAGGAATTTATTTCCAATCAAACCCAACAGACTGCctttttgatttatttatttacaccCTTTGTCAAATGGTGCCATTTTACATTGCCTTCACCTGGAATAGAGCCCGACAAACATGGGTTACTATTCAGCGCGCAAAGACACCAAAAAAGGCGCgctaaacccctacgctggaacgggcaggggaaatgatacaatgtagccgCTCTCCGAGCCGGCGCGCGCCGCCCATTAAACAATGATACAATGTAGCCGCTCTCCGAGGCGGCGCGCGCCGCCCATTAAACAATGATACAATGTAACGCAGCCTACCTACGCATTCATTCGGTGGCGATGGAATTGCTTTTTTACTGAcagagtgggtggctcttaaaagagcctttgggttagtAGAGCAGTCCAAATGCGCTGTTTACTTGGAGCTGGTGTACTTGGTTACGGCCTTGGTGCCCTCGGACACGGCGTGTTTGGCAAGTTCACCGGGGAGCAGCAGGCGCACCGCGGTCTGGATCTCCCTGGAGGTGATGGTAGAACGCTTGTTGTAGTGGGCCAGGCGAGAGGACTCTCCGGCGATACGCTCGAAGATGTCGTTCACGAAGGAGTTCATGATTCCCATGGCCTTGGAGGAGATGCCGGTGTCGGGGTGGACCTGCTTCAGGACTTTGTACACGTAGATGGCGTAACTCTCCTTCCTGGACTTTCTGCGCTTCTTGCCGCCCTTCCCTGCGGTCTTGGTGACGGCTttcttggagcccttcttgggcGCTGACTTTGCTGGCTCGGGCATGATGATGTCTCGTTGCTTCTCAGAAACGAATGAGGGGGTGAAGGGCGCTTACCCGTCTTATGAAGAGGAAGCTAAGCAAAGTCAGCGGCCGTAGACACTCCCCCTGCTtgcttgctccctccctccctccctcctctctatagcctatgctctgtgaccgatggggaattgtgtgtttcAAAAGGGGGGCTTTAATAGGTGTCCAAATGGCACGATTGTTGTGCCAAATAATGCTGGTGATAGAATTGCCCACTTTGGCACCGTCAGACATAGGGCTCCCattttggactgtgtgtgtgtgtgcgcgctgtcCCCCTCTTTTTCGAGCCACGTCTACCGACTCGTGGTGGCTTTATGTtgtccaaattccactattgctTGACCCAAAATAATAACGTTCTTACACTTTGCCACTGTCAGATATAGGCCTCCCTCTGTGCGCTAAAAGTGGACGGGACATTAGAATCCTCTAATTAATACTCCCTGTCCACTCGAAGTGGCTCATACTTTCTTACTAAATTGCATACTAAACATTTTTTGTTATATATAACACTACATGGAATGGGCCCATTTTAAGCggatgtgggtggctcttaaaagagcctttgggttcgagTCGGGGTGTTGAGGTTCCGAAGAGAGTGGGTTTAACCGCCGAAACCGTACAGGGTGCGTCCCTGACGTTTCAGAGCGTAGACCACGTCCATGGCGGTAACGGTCTTCCTCTTGGCGTGCTCGGTGTAGGTGACTGCGTCACGGATCACGTTCTCCAGGAACACCTTCAGGACACCGCGGGTCTCCTCGTAGATCAGACCGGAAATACGCTTCACGCCGCCGCGGCGAGCCAGACGGCGGATAGCGGGTTTGGTGATTCCCTGGATGTTATCGCGGAGAACTTTGCGGTGACGCTTGGCGCCTCCTTTTCCGAGTCCCTTGCCGCCTTTGCCTCTTCCGGACATGGTGTGTTCGCTAGTTGAGTTCAAGTGAATGAATGACTTCAGCGCCGGTGCGCGGTGCGCTATTATCTGCGTTTggtcgacctgattgaggccggCGGCACAGAAAGCGCGCCTCTGTTATATGTTCGGAGGCGTTGCAAAGGGGAGGGCGCTCGTTCTAGGGGACTAGGGAGGAGCGATTTCAAAGATGACGTGAAAGCAACTAACGTACGCGGGAAACATACTCAAATACTGATATAGGCTATGTGGAACACAAGGCCAAACTGTGACAACTGGGAGATCAGCTAGTACACTGTGTCCCTCTCctcatattgttgttgttgttgttgttgttgcacctGATTCTACTCATTGAGGACTTGGTAATTTAGGTGACAGGTTGTTCAATCAGCTGTGGCTGTCCAGGCCTACAAGAAAAATGGGTCCTGTTGGGGGTAGCCTACTCTAccgctggagttgggaaacactgaaatGGAAGGGGGACACGCAGTGAGCAAAACTCCTAACCacataaaaacacagacacttgagatcattaagagctataaggagtccatcaactacctggtcagtcaagtcatataggggggatttcatggccacctgctggagcagaagtcatgtttgccaacactggccttaaaatcattaggagctataaggagtccatcaactaactggtcagtcaagtcatatagggagggatgtcatggccacctgctggagcacaagtaatgtttgccaacactggccttaaaatcattaggagctataaggaataaatcaactcatcattcaagtcatatagggagggatcttagcaccacctgctggatcaGAAGTACCCTTCACCGTAGGCACAAGAGAGCCATCATCTCTCAACCGGTGCAATTTCCATAAGTATGTGGTAATAAAACAAACAACGACAGCTCCTCATATAGGCAGTGGTTTCAcacatttttctccaagatgttcaaacgttcatagatgaccagcagggtcaaataataagcacagtggttgtagaggttgcaacaggtcagtcagtacatcaggagtaaatgtcacttgttgTTAGTGTTGTAGTTCCTATTTCTACGGTGTTGCCTACCTGCAGCAATCATGAGTTACCTGCAGTGTTGATTGCAATTACGTAATTTGTCAACTCATAATAACAGATGTTTTGCAAACCGTTGATGTTTAAATAAATGGATTCCCGGTGTCCGGATACCTTTTCTCTTAAGGGATGTGATTGAGTGAATCCAAAGTAAGTTGGTCTAAATACATAATAGGATGAAtcattcaggtaaaataacacaaTGTCTATTTGAGTCGAATCAATGTAATATAATCCTTTTTACGTCTCTATCATCTTTACTCAATGTATTGGACCACATCAACTCAACTTACTcaagcttatctactcataaaaaCAAGCAAAAAGATCTACTCAACAATATGACGTGTGCTTTTGTTGACTGTAATAGCTTGAGTACATTCCACAAagtcattttttacagtgtatctAAAGACACGTTTGTTGTGGTGATGCACTTTTTCTTTGACGTTGAACTTGCATTGAACAGACAAATCCATTTCGTTACAACCCCTTTTTGTAGTATGACTTAGGAATATTTGTTGATGATCCTAATGTCTATGCGTGAATAGTGATTGGTTGTTGGTGAAATATTGCTGAGAACCCATCATTTCCTGGCCTTTTTTCACTATTGAGCAATtttgaaacatttgttttgctattggattcataatggtgacctgggacaagtaattagtgaaacCAGAGTTCAGCAGTTGCCATTAAAGCGATcgaaccaagtcatcctaataggctagtattagcctaaagcagggtttcccaaactcgggccacattttgggagtttttgccctagcactacacagctgattcaaataatcaactcatcatcatcaagctgggagtattagaatcagttgtggagtgctagggcaaaacgcaaaacgcgcaccccttgtggaccccaggaccgcgtttgggaaacgctggcctaaAGAGCAAATGCTGAAAGGGAATCACCATGAGGTGCAGTACCCACATTTAACCACAAGATGGCCTCCGTGCTCCATTGtaaagtttgggcctctgcatgagtctctcagcagcactgcaacatgggactttcaaagtaagtTGGCATGCATGTTTTTTCTGgactgcatgcaaggctattattacacacaactaatagtgtcaattattcatctgaacacaattcttgttactattcggcctatattatcactggtttctttttcccctcctttgtaaagcattttactgtgttactatatagttcaaaggaagtggatgatgccagatggttgtgtatatacacacacaaacattgaagctagacttcaggcaactaaaaggtgcaatacgtagcttttagacgtgttagtgaacaacatacatggtggctaatgtagaggtgcgtgtatacatggaacaattgtgcctttttgatggaaatatggaggtggctcttaaaagagcctttgggggatATTCGAGTTCAGGTCATCCTCATTTATGCGCGCTCTCCGCGAATAcggcgggccagctggatgtccttgggcatgatggtcacccgcttggcgtggatggcgcacaggttggtgtcctcgaacaggccgaccaggtaagcctcgctagcctcctgtagggccatcacggcggagctctggaagcgcaggtcggtcttgaagtcctgggcgatttctcgcaccaggcgctggaagggcagTTTGCGGATGAGTAGCTCAGTGGACTtctggtaacgacggatctctctcagagccacggtgccgggcctgtaacggtGAGGCTTCTTCACACCGCCGGTGGCCGGGGCACTCTTGCGAGCAGCCTTAGTGGCGAGCTGCTTCCTGGGGGCTTTGCCaccggtggatttgcgagcggtttgcttggttctggccatggcgctgctCTGACAGtcgggagtatagcctcgaaatgcctatGTGAAgtttataaagccggcagtggcgcctgctgattggacaccatctccccaccaccccgattggcccgtttcGCAGGCCTCCTCCGTTGGCCATTGGACGGGAGGCCCGGCCTCTCCAAAACTCAAACTCCCGGTgcgcgcgcaataggacgccgccggccctttacgcgcaataatagtcgccaaagtcaagagtgacagCTTATAGGCACGTATCatctaatgctagcctgctatggcaaatgAGGCCAAGTAGGTGTTGTTGTTCATGCAAGGCCTCATGTGGGCACAGAATGTCGAAATAGttgtgtatacacccactcaATGTATTGCGGTCATAGAAAGGTACTTTGCGCTTTTGGAGAGCTAGGTggttggctcttaaaagagcctttgggggttGAGTAGTCAAGTTGAAGTCGCAGTAGCGAATTTACTTGGCTTTGACTGCCTTCTCGGTCTTCTTGGGGAGTAGGACTGCCTGGATGTTGGGCAGCACACCACCCTGAGCGATGGTCACACCGCCGAGCAGTTTGTTCAGCTCCTCGTCGTTACGGACGGCCAGTTGTAGGTGACGGGGGATGATACGAGTCTTCTTGTTGTCACGGGCAGCGTTGCCGgccaactccaggatctcagcagtcaGGT
This window encodes:
- the LOC123487378 gene encoding histone H2A, with protein sequence MSGRGKTGGKARAKAKTRSSRAGLQFPVGRVHRLLRKGNYAERVGAGAPVYLAAVLEYLTAEILELAGNAARDNKKTRIIPRHLQLAVRNDEELNKLLGGVTIAQGGVLPNIQAVLLPKKTEKAVKAK
- the LOC123487382 gene encoding histone H2B, which codes for MPEPAKSAPKKGSKKAVTKTAGKGGKKRRKSRKESYAIYVYKVLKQVHPDTGISSKAMGIMNSFVNDIFERIAGESSRLAHYNKRSTITSREIQTAVRLLLPGELAKHAVSEGTKAVTKYTSSK